In a genomic window of Aggregatimonas sangjinii:
- a CDS encoding DUF4202 domain-containing protein, whose protein sequence is MATLTKLQKAFQLFDAANGEDPNTEIFQGKSYPKELLYAQRMTQKLNVFAPDASEALQLTARCQHICRWEIARDAYEMNREGYLRWRQELKKFHARKAQELLEDVGYSAEVIDTVTFLLQKKQLKRNEETQTLEDVICLVFLEHYFEPFAAKHPDGKTIDILQKTWRKMSDKGHEAALKLPLSESALHLVSKAIGT, encoded by the coding sequence ATGGCAACTCTAACCAAATTGCAAAAAGCATTTCAACTGTTTGATGCGGCCAATGGGGAAGATCCGAATACGGAAATTTTTCAGGGAAAGTCATATCCGAAGGAACTGTTATACGCCCAAAGGATGACCCAAAAGTTGAACGTTTTTGCACCCGATGCTTCGGAGGCCCTGCAATTGACCGCACGTTGCCAACATATTTGCCGTTGGGAAATCGCCAGGGACGCCTATGAGATGAATCGGGAAGGCTATTTGAGGTGGCGACAGGAATTGAAGAAATTTCATGCGCGAAAAGCGCAAGAGCTCTTGGAGGATGTTGGCTACTCGGCAGAAGTTATCGATACCGTGACCTTTCTATTGCAAAAGAAACAGTTAAAGAGAAACGAGGAAACCCAAACGCTGGAAGATGTCATCTGTTTGGTGTTTCTAGAGCATTATTTTGAGCCGTTCGCGGCAAAACATCCCGATGGGAAAACCATTGACATTCTTCAGAAAACATGGCGCAAAATGTCGGATAAGGGGCATGAAGCCGCTTTGAAACTACCCCTTTCCGAAAGTGCTCTTCATCTGGTATCGAAAGCGATCGGTACTTGA
- the nirD gene encoding nitrite reductase small subunit NirD, giving the protein MTANLNTYETVRPEEVKIWFKTAAVSKFPKNGGACIKYKDKQIAVFNFTREGSWYACQNLCPHKMEMVLSRGMIGDENMEAKVACPLHKSNFSLRTGKHLNGDLEAIATYPVKVEGDFVYVGFSE; this is encoded by the coding sequence ATGACAGCCAATCTAAACACCTACGAAACCGTACGACCAGAGGAAGTAAAAATTTGGTTCAAGACGGCCGCGGTCTCCAAATTCCCCAAAAATGGAGGGGCATGTATCAAGTACAAAGACAAGCAGATCGCCGTATTCAACTTTACGCGGGAAGGCTCCTGGTACGCCTGTCAAAACTTATGTCCGCATAAAATGGAAATGGTATTGTCCCGTGGGATGATCGGCGATGAGAATATGGAAGCAAAAGTGGCCTGTCCCCTGCATAAAAGTAACTTTTCGCTAAGAACGGGAAAACATTTAAACGGCGATTTGGAAGCGATTGCCACCTATCCCGTAAAAGTAGAAGGCGATTTTGTGTATGTAGGGTTTTCTGAATAG
- a CDS encoding ATP-binding protein codes for MPDSKHEKPLDTTTFLRIRKWYLLALAGIALTIIVAQLLIQTHLNSQLNDSRVINVAGRQRAFSQKLVKEVLLLEEATKSEEYRQIRSEIERTVSIWKTSHEGLQKGNSDMNLPKEEDPEILSLFQNIDRHHRAMVNATEAILAKEPATVDFNKEKRILLENERDFLRLMDNIVNKYDERSNAKLQNLKQKEYFLLAFSLLILLLEMVFIFRPLSVQIRKTISNLMKTQLESDDSALKIKTLLREKEKSLQELQELNFVIDNAALFASARKDGSIVFISKKFLHLLGLSREELNKPLSELLTTDEGQQRYLKELLKSNRKNTIRSEEIAITTNAGQEFWLDISIIPMHQASKQQSILILCSDITERKKNLLKVEHLTQQNFEERMLQKKQQASQIVEGQEEERKRIAKDIHDGIGQMLTALKFNIESIDVQDTEKTKEKIAYLKGLTSDLIKGVRTATFNLTPPELSDHGIFPALHKMTVELSKLTGKRILFENKAVENIRFDSLAETNMYRVTQEAVNNAIKYAKANYILVTINFKEDILSIVIDDDGKGFDTAILGKVPNNNSEGGMGLFFMRERISYINGRLFIHSEPGKGTRVTINYRTDKPTEERLTTVGKAL; via the coding sequence ATGCCGGACAGCAAACATGAGAAACCATTGGACACTACGACTTTCCTGCGAATTCGTAAGTGGTATCTGTTGGCGCTAGCGGGTATAGCGCTAACGATCATCGTTGCTCAACTTTTGATACAAACACACTTAAACTCACAGCTGAACGATTCCCGTGTAATCAATGTAGCGGGCCGCCAGCGCGCCTTCAGTCAAAAGTTGGTAAAAGAGGTTTTGCTGCTTGAAGAAGCGACTAAGTCTGAAGAATACCGGCAAATCAGGTCCGAAATCGAACGAACGGTTTCAATTTGGAAAACTTCTCACGAAGGGCTTCAAAAAGGAAATTCGGATATGAATCTTCCAAAGGAAGAAGATCCTGAAATTCTCTCCCTTTTTCAAAATATCGATCGGCACCATAGGGCGATGGTCAATGCTACAGAAGCAATTTTAGCCAAGGAACCGGCAACCGTCGACTTTAACAAGGAGAAGAGAATTCTTTTGGAAAACGAACGGGATTTTTTGCGCTTGATGGACAATATCGTGAACAAATACGATGAACGTAGTAATGCGAAGCTGCAGAACCTGAAACAAAAGGAGTATTTTTTATTGGCATTTTCGTTGCTGATCTTACTGCTGGAAATGGTGTTCATTTTTAGGCCCCTATCCGTTCAAATTCGTAAAACCATTTCCAATTTGATGAAAACACAATTGGAATCGGACGACAGCGCGCTAAAAATAAAGACACTCTTAAGGGAAAAAGAAAAATCGCTGCAAGAGCTGCAGGAACTGAATTTCGTAATCGACAACGCCGCCCTTTTTGCTAGCGCGAGAAAGGATGGGAGTATCGTTTTTATCAGCAAAAAGTTTCTTCACCTTCTGGGCCTTTCAAGGGAAGAGCTTAACAAGCCCTTATCGGAACTATTGACAACCGATGAAGGCCAACAGCGGTATTTGAAGGAACTGCTCAAGAGTAACCGCAAAAACACGATCCGAAGCGAGGAGATAGCCATTACGACCAATGCCGGTCAAGAATTTTGGTTGGATATTTCCATCATTCCCATGCATCAGGCAAGCAAGCAACAAAGTATTCTGATTCTTTGTTCCGACATTACGGAACGGAAGAAAAACCTCCTTAAAGTCGAACACTTGACGCAGCAGAATTTTGAAGAGCGCATGTTGCAGAAAAAACAACAGGCGAGTCAGATCGTAGAGGGGCAGGAAGAGGAACGCAAACGCATTGCCAAAGACATTCATGATGGTATCGGGCAGATGTTGACCGCGTTGAAATTCAATATCGAATCGATCGATGTGCAGGATACCGAAAAAACAAAGGAAAAAATAGCCTATTTGAAAGGCTTGACCTCCGATCTGATCAAAGGGGTACGGACCGCCACCTTTAATTTAACCCCACCGGAACTAAGCGACCATGGTATTTTTCCTGCCCTGCATAAAATGACGGTAGAACTCTCGAAGCTTACCGGAAAAAGGATTTTGTTCGAAAACAAAGCGGTTGAAAACATCCGTTTTGATTCCTTGGCAGAGACGAATATGTATAGGGTAACCCAAGAGGCGGTCAACAATGCGATCAAATATGCCAAAGCCAACTATATTTTGGTGACCATCAATTTCAAAGAAGATATTCTTAGTATCGTAATCGATGACGACGGAAAAGGGTTCGATACGGCCATTCTTGGTAAAGTACCTAACAACAATAGTGAAGGGGGTATGGGCCTTTTCTTTATGAGGGAGCGCATCAGTTACATCAATGGCCGTCTGTTTATCCATTCAGAACCAGGAAAGGGTACCCGGGTAACGATAAACTATAGGACCGATAAGCCAACTGAGGAGCGTCTGACGACGGTCGGGAAAGCTCTTTAG